Proteins from a single region of Syngnathus scovelli strain Florida chromosome 7, RoL_Ssco_1.2, whole genome shotgun sequence:
- the LOC125972242 gene encoding coatomer subunit delta, which yields MVLLAAAVCTKAGKAIVSRQFVEMTRTRIEGLLAAFPKLMNTGKQHTFVETDSVRYVYQPLEKLYMVLITTKNSNILEDLETLRLFSRVIPEYCRVLEESEISEHCFDLIFAFDEIVALGYRENVNLAQIRTFTEMDSHEEKVFRAVRETQEREAKAEMRRKAKELQQARRDAERSGKKGPAFGGFGSGGMTSISSGSIITETIVEPEKPKITPTPVRQSGPSKALKLGAKGKEVDNFVDKLKLEGETIMPSSGKRGSDVSKALPPPVNIENVHLRVEEKISLTCGRDGGLQNMEVLGMVTLRVTDDKNGRIRLVLINNDSKGLQLQTHPNVDKKLFTSDSVIGLKNPEKSFPLNNDVGVLKWRLQTTDESLIPLTINCWPSESGNGCDVNIEYELQEESLELNDVVITIPVPSGMGAPVIGDLDGEYKHDSRRNVLEWCLPVIDANNKTGSLEFSISGQPNDFFPVNVSFVSKRNYCDIQVAKVTHVDGDASVRFSSETSFVVDKYEIL from the exons atG GTGCTGTTGGCAGCGGCGGTGTGCACCAAGGCTGGCAAGGCCATCGTATCGCGGCAGTTTGTTGAAATGACGCGGACACGAATTGAAGGTCTTCTTGCTGCATTTCCAAAACTGATGAACACAGGGAAGCAGCATACCTTTGTGGAAACGGACAGTGTCCGTTATGTATACCAGCCACTGGAGAAGCTGTACATGGTTCTCATCACCACCAAGAACAGCAACATCCTCGAGGACCTTGAAACACTCAGACTCTTCTCTCGTGTG ATCCCGGAATACTGCCGTGTGCTGGAGGAGAGTGAAATTTCAGAGCACTGTTTTGACCTGATCTTTGCTTTTGATGAGATCGTGGCGCTAGGCTACAGAGAGAATGTCAACCTGGCTCAAATCCGCACTTTCACTGAGATGGACTCCCATGAGGAGAAAGTTTTCCGCGCTGTCAGAGAG ACCCAGGAAAGAGAAGCCAAGGCTGAGATGAGGAGAAAGGCCAAGGAGCTGCAGCAGGCTAGAAGGGATGCAGAGCGTTCCGGCAAGAAGGGGCCAGCTTTTGGGGGCTTTGGCAGTGGAGGCATGACCAGCATCTCCTCGGGATCTATCATTACAGAAACCATCGTAGAGCCTGAAAAGCCCAAGATCACACCAACTCCAGTCAG ACAAAGCGGACCAAGTAAAGCACTCAAGCTGGGGGCAAAAGGGAAAGAGGTGGACAACTTTGTTGACAAATTGAAGTTGGAGGGTGAAACGATCATGCCATCCTCTGGGAAGAGAGGCTCAGATGTTTCGAAAGCTCTACCACCACCAGTGAACATAGAGAA TGTACATCTTAGAGTTGAGGAGAAAATCTCTCTCACTTGTGGTCGTGATGGCGGGCTGCAAAACATGGAGGTGCTGGGCATGGTGACGCTCCGGGTCACAGATGACAAGAACGGACGCATCCGTCTCGTTCTCATCAATAATGACAGTAAAGGATTACAGCTTCAA ACCCATCCAAATGTGGACAAGAAGTTGTTCACATCAGACTCGGTGATTGGCCTGAAGAACCCTGAGAAGTCCTTCCCTCTCAACAACGACGTTGGCGTGCTGAAATGGAGACTACAGACCACAGACGAGTCACTCATACCTTTAACCA TAAACTGCTGGCCTTCAGAGAGTGGCAACGGCTGTGACGTCAACATTGAATACGAGCTGCAGGAAGAGAGCCTGGAACTCAATGATGTGGTCATTACCATACCAGTGCC GTCTGGCATGGGTGCACCTGTGATCGGAGATCTGGATGGAGAGTACAAACACGACAGCAGGCGAAATGTTCTGGAGTGGTGCCTACCTGTCATCGATGCCAACAACAAGACTGGCAGCCTGGAGTTCAGCATTAGTGGACAACCCAATGACTTCTTCCCCGTTAATGTGTCCTTTGTGTCCAAACGCAACTACTGTGACATCCAG GTTGCTAAAGTGACTCACGTAGATGGGGACGCCTCAGTTCGATTCTCTTCGGAGACCTCCTTTGTCGTCGACAAATATGAAATCCTGTAA